A region from the Oceanidesulfovibrio marinus genome encodes:
- a CDS encoding GGDEF domain-containing protein → MAALRKFFSKKLQYSEPVGSEDSNGHALLAFFGEDASRQLRACYTNEHIGIVTLELKDFYSLRSPDQDILGPRIMDTLEYEAIREIPNIFHHARFLFSERIGFCCVFLAFCISEDVVSFANATQLFRIQVRERINRSLLSSTKGIGDVMAGYAYIPPRQQGPFSEVLFKAYCHSRRFAGEPKELASLPLYDEFRWILEKGRITTCFQPVIEFKHGGVVGWEAFSRGPENSFFEPPQTLFQLAGELDCTFELEALCRDKALQSLGGLEPHQKLFLNNLNEDVNNPGFSAGQLRNLIEPYGLTPQNVVLEFAERQGFRDMTMFFKAIESFRKEGFAIAIDDVGSGDSSLRNLTQIRPDYIKIDLSLIDGIDSNPYHRSMVETLAFLAGKLGASIIAVGIETETELSSLVSMGVDGGQGNLIGKPAQQKASPSVTIPAKTVYDPADTAGWQGFSPVRELVRPACSVCPEITVKEVKAMLADQPPQTSVVVVENEAPVGLLMQYNMDRHLSTQFGMSLYYYREVGRIMDTHPLVIDVEMSVEEAARAAMSREGTKVYDDIVVTENGRLLGAVSVQGMLDKLAEMQVELAKGANPLSGLPGNVVIERELEKRVKNRQQTSMVYVDLDNFKVYNDVFGFERGDKIILLTARTLTLAVDQVGNQRDFVGHVGGDDFIILAEPGHVQAICDTVLAVFAEETPSLYRDEDIERGYIVGKGRDGQVRQFPLVSLSLAVLDCTFQERFSMDGLSERVAEVKKLAKNIEGNSCVREPFDPAVDCPTAS, encoded by the coding sequence ATGGCCGCGCTTCGCAAATTCTTCTCCAAAAAACTGCAGTACTCGGAACCTGTCGGCTCGGAAGACTCCAACGGTCATGCGCTGCTCGCCTTCTTCGGCGAGGACGCTTCCCGTCAGCTCCGCGCGTGCTACACCAACGAGCATATCGGCATCGTCACCCTGGAGCTCAAGGACTTCTACTCCCTGCGCTCTCCAGACCAGGACATCCTTGGACCACGCATCATGGACACCCTGGAGTACGAGGCCATTCGCGAGATTCCCAACATTTTCCACCACGCCCGGTTCCTGTTTTCGGAACGGATCGGCTTCTGCTGCGTCTTCCTCGCCTTCTGCATCTCCGAGGACGTGGTTTCATTCGCCAACGCCACGCAGCTCTTCCGCATCCAGGTGCGCGAACGAATCAACAGGTCCCTGTTGTCCTCCACCAAGGGCATAGGCGACGTGATGGCCGGATACGCCTACATCCCGCCGCGCCAGCAGGGGCCGTTTTCCGAGGTCCTTTTCAAGGCGTACTGCCACTCCCGCCGCTTTGCCGGCGAGCCCAAGGAGCTGGCCTCCCTGCCGCTCTACGACGAGTTCAGATGGATTCTGGAAAAAGGCCGGATCACCACCTGCTTCCAGCCGGTCATCGAGTTCAAGCACGGCGGGGTCGTCGGCTGGGAAGCCTTTTCCCGCGGGCCGGAGAACAGCTTCTTCGAGCCGCCGCAGACCCTGTTCCAGCTTGCCGGAGAGCTTGACTGCACCTTCGAGCTGGAGGCGCTCTGCCGTGACAAGGCGTTGCAGAGCCTGGGCGGTCTGGAACCCCACCAGAAGCTCTTCCTGAACAACCTGAACGAGGACGTGAACAACCCCGGCTTCTCCGCCGGGCAGCTCAGGAATCTGATCGAGCCGTACGGCCTGACCCCGCAGAACGTTGTCCTGGAGTTTGCCGAGCGCCAGGGCTTCCGCGACATGACCATGTTCTTCAAGGCCATCGAGAGCTTCCGCAAGGAAGGCTTCGCCATCGCCATAGACGACGTGGGCTCCGGCGACTCCAGCCTGCGCAACCTCACCCAGATCCGCCCCGACTACATCAAGATCGACCTCTCGCTTATCGACGGCATCGACTCCAATCCCTACCACCGCAGCATGGTGGAGACCCTGGCCTTCCTCGCCGGCAAGTTGGGCGCATCCATCATCGCCGTGGGCATCGAGACCGAAACCGAGCTCTCCTCCCTGGTCTCCATGGGAGTGGACGGCGGCCAGGGCAACCTCATCGGCAAGCCCGCGCAGCAGAAAGCCAGCCCCAGTGTGACCATCCCGGCCAAGACGGTCTACGACCCGGCCGACACCGCCGGATGGCAGGGCTTCTCCCCGGTGCGGGAGCTGGTCCGCCCGGCGTGCTCTGTCTGCCCGGAGATCACGGTCAAGGAGGTCAAGGCCATGCTGGCCGACCAGCCGCCGCAGACCAGCGTGGTGGTGGTGGAGAACGAGGCCCCTGTGGGCCTGCTCATGCAGTACAACATGGACCGCCACCTCTCCACGCAGTTCGGCATGTCGCTCTACTACTACCGCGAGGTAGGCCGGATCATGGACACGCATCCGCTGGTCATCGACGTGGAGATGTCCGTGGAGGAGGCGGCCCGCGCCGCCATGAGCCGCGAAGGCACCAAGGTGTACGACGACATCGTGGTCACGGAGAACGGCCGTCTGCTGGGCGCGGTCTCGGTCCAGGGCATGCTGGACAAGCTGGCCGAGATGCAGGTGGAGCTGGCCAAAGGCGCCAACCCCCTCTCCGGCCTTCCGGGCAACGTGGTCATCGAACGGGAGCTGGAGAAGCGCGTCAAGAATCGCCAGCAGACCTCCATGGTCTACGTGGACCTGGACAACTTCAAGGTCTACAACGACGTCTTCGGTTTCGAGCGCGGCGACAAGATCATCCTGCTCACGGCCCGCACCCTGACCCTCGCTGTGGACCAGGTGGGCAACCAGCGCGACTTCGTGGGCCATGTGGGCGGCGACGACTTCATCATTCTGGCCGAACCCGGCCACGTGCAGGCCATCTGCGACACCGTGCTGGCGGTCTTCGCCGAGGAGACGCCTTCCCTGTACAGGGACGAGGACATCGAACGCGGCTACATCGTGGGCAAGGGCCGCGACGGCCAGGTGCGGCAGTTCCCGCTGGTCAGCCTTTCCCTGGCCGTGCTGGACTGCACCTTCCAGGAACGCTTCTCCATGGACGGCCTCTCGGAACGCGTGGCCGAGGTGAAAAAGCTGGCCAAGAACATCGAAGGCAACTCCTGCGTGCGGGAACCCTTCGACCCTGCCGTGGATTGCCCAACCGCCTCATAG
- a CDS encoding HD domain-containing phosphohydrolase: MTTGLPLTRLLKKPFLRSYLEDALALFGEGCSLAVIHTPDSPVLAGFAGPADEETLLSRFVSNSTDPDSIRELTVVDTVYGWLLLDSCDGAPHPQLDFVARSLCEIMQREFVRRGLGAETLDQYREVALMQRAVAKLNVSLNVRDVALALLGECMATSFPAQHVMVFFRDEENEPFHIIHALSTRGVEYAQRIAESRLFTEILAHDSQNAKAGDHHGERTVKGEIVNDLSGDDRWDIVVPGVNKLLIVPLATSHMVHGALVMVASEDSPTFESSHLKRITTLASVTGIAMANAHHFQQVQKILIALIQSIATAIDSRDRLTSGHSQRVARIAHALARAVNRDRADFADRVFNEVELEEIFYAGLLHDVGKIGVREEVLTKASRLPAKKLDLIGLRLQLWAALHAREWQELQDRLQAINTAYDLSQEDEDLLRQLARESFTVSGRTMTVLGEDELQELLTPRGTLNAEEWAEIKRHPQESHRILENIPFTDRFPRILDIIIQHHERLDGSGYPAGLAGENVLLQSRILAVADVYDSLCRDRHYKKAFSREKALAILEDEGRLGKLDPRVVRVLVDSLDAVERAQAPEPLVFSAG; the protein is encoded by the coding sequence ATGACGACCGGTCTTCCTCTCACGCGCCTTCTTAAAAAACCGTTTCTGCGCAGTTATCTGGAGGACGCCCTCGCCCTGTTCGGCGAAGGCTGCTCGCTAGCCGTCATCCACACGCCGGACTCACCGGTCCTGGCAGGCTTTGCCGGGCCTGCCGACGAAGAGACCCTCCTCTCCAGGTTCGTCTCCAACAGTACCGATCCGGACAGCATCCGCGAGCTGACCGTTGTCGACACTGTCTACGGCTGGCTCCTGCTCGACTCCTGCGACGGCGCACCCCATCCGCAGCTCGATTTCGTGGCCCGCTCCCTCTGCGAGATCATGCAGCGGGAGTTCGTACGCCGCGGCCTGGGAGCGGAGACCCTGGACCAGTACCGCGAGGTGGCGCTGATGCAACGCGCCGTGGCCAAGCTGAACGTCTCCCTCAATGTACGCGACGTCGCTCTGGCCCTGCTGGGCGAGTGCATGGCCACGTCCTTTCCTGCACAGCACGTCATGGTCTTCTTCCGCGACGAGGAAAACGAGCCGTTCCATATCATCCACGCCCTGAGCACGCGCGGCGTGGAGTACGCCCAGCGCATCGCCGAGAGCCGTCTCTTCACCGAGATCCTGGCCCACGACAGCCAGAACGCCAAGGCCGGCGACCACCACGGCGAGCGGACGGTCAAGGGCGAGATCGTGAACGACCTCTCGGGCGACGATCGCTGGGACATCGTGGTTCCCGGAGTCAACAAGCTGCTCATCGTGCCCCTGGCCACGTCGCACATGGTGCACGGCGCCCTGGTCATGGTCGCCAGTGAGGACTCGCCCACCTTCGAGTCGAGCCACCTCAAGCGGATCACCACGCTGGCCTCGGTCACCGGCATCGCCATGGCCAACGCGCACCACTTCCAGCAGGTGCAGAAGATCCTCATCGCACTCATCCAGTCCATCGCCACGGCCATCGACTCCCGCGACCGTCTCACCTCCGGCCACTCCCAGCGCGTGGCGCGCATTGCCCATGCCCTGGCCAGAGCCGTGAACAGGGACCGCGCCGACTTTGCGGACCGTGTTTTCAACGAGGTGGAGCTGGAAGAGATATTTTACGCCGGCCTGCTGCACGACGTGGGCAAGATCGGCGTGCGCGAGGAGGTGCTCACCAAGGCCTCGCGCCTGCCCGCCAAGAAGCTGGACCTCATCGGCCTGCGTCTCCAGCTCTGGGCCGCCCTGCACGCCCGCGAATGGCAGGAGCTCCAGGACAGGCTCCAGGCCATCAACACCGCCTACGACCTCTCCCAGGAGGACGAGGACCTGCTCCGCCAGCTGGCCCGCGAGAGCTTCACCGTATCGGGCCGAACCATGACCGTACTCGGCGAGGACGAGCTGCAGGAGCTGCTTACCCCAAGGGGCACTCTGAACGCCGAGGAGTGGGCCGAGATCAAACGCCACCCCCAGGAAAGCCACCGCATCCTGGAGAACATCCCCTTCACAGACCGCTTTCCCCGCATCCTGGACATCATCATCCAACACCACGAGCGCCTGGACGGCTCCGGCTACCCGGCCGGACTGGCGGGCGAGAACGTGCTGCTGCAAAGCCGCATCCTGGCCGTGGCCGATGTCTACGACTCCCTGTGCCGCGATCGACACTACAAGAAAGCGTTCTCCCGCGAGAAGGCGCTGGCCATCCTGGAGGATGAAGGCCGCCTGGGCAAGCTGGACCCCCGCGTGGTGCGCGTGCTCGTTGATTCGCTGGACGCCGTGGAGCGCGCCCAGGCGCCGGAACCACTGGTCTTCTCCGCGGGTTGA
- a CDS encoding response regulator transcription factor, which yields MGKKLLIVEDELHIRTLLEQALEDLEEEYAVEILTASDGEEGLAIIRQERPQAVFLDIMMPKMNGYEVCRAIKQDPELKDTIIVLLTAKGQEADRRKGLEIGAYDYMTKPFDPDEVVELAKELLQIVD from the coding sequence ATGGGCAAAAAACTCCTTATCGTTGAAGACGAACTGCACATCCGCACGCTCCTCGAACAGGCGCTCGAAGACCTCGAAGAGGAATACGCCGTGGAGATCCTCACGGCTTCCGACGGCGAAGAAGGCCTTGCCATCATTCGCCAGGAGCGGCCCCAGGCCGTGTTCCTGGACATCATGATGCCCAAGATGAACGGCTACGAGGTGTGCCGCGCCATCAAGCAGGACCCGGAGCTCAAGGACACGATCATCGTACTCCTCACGGCCAAAGGCCAGGAAGCCGATCGACGCAAAGGGCTGGAGATCGGTGCGTACGACTACATGACAAAACCTTTTGATCCGGACGAAGTCGTCGAGTTGGCCAAAGAGCTTCTCCAGATCGTCGATTAG
- a CDS encoding flagellar hook protein FlgE gives MLSSLYIGATGMKTHASGMQVLSNDIANVNTVGYKDADYRFANLFSTEVASQSNGVTGYSQLGMGASLHDIKTKFTQGAVLPTNQATDIAIAGKGFFKVVDSQDNSEFYTRAGNFIFDYQGVLRDPNGLAVQGKPVTAVATDGTLTLGATSDIALDIGTDGNVSMPPSATSNVSFFTNLDGDNEIEDAANPYFSLLTAYDATNDPPLNPAYRDTMRVYDSNGVSRSLNLYFDKVGTENGVTTWEYVIAGDPDVDGSNLAGGAGAGLLQSGTMSFNSSGQLISQSAYNYTGDGSDHTALDDWTPASVNSDGIPSFTASYSDGSSATIGLNLGFQSSTGQWQGGTGSAAGVTSASDLVSLNATRAANASSSFPGQGSFAKFTDQDGYTEGFLQGIKFTQEGVMMGSFSNGETAPLYQLTLYNFTSEDGLSREGSNLYAATPDAGEVTENLPGEGAAGTVSDHSLEQSNVDLAREFTQMITTQRGFQANSKVVTTSDEVLRTALSMKR, from the coding sequence ATGCTGTCATCACTTTATATCGGCGCAACAGGCATGAAGACCCATGCCAGCGGCATGCAGGTACTGAGCAACGACATCGCCAACGTGAACACCGTGGGCTACAAGGACGCGGACTATCGGTTCGCGAACCTGTTCAGCACGGAGGTCGCCTCCCAGAGTAACGGCGTGACCGGATACTCACAGCTGGGAATGGGCGCAAGCCTGCACGACATCAAGACCAAGTTCACTCAAGGCGCCGTGCTGCCCACCAACCAGGCCACGGACATAGCCATTGCCGGCAAGGGCTTCTTCAAGGTCGTGGACAGCCAGGACAACAGCGAGTTCTACACCCGCGCCGGCAACTTCATTTTCGACTACCAGGGCGTGCTGCGCGACCCCAACGGCCTGGCCGTGCAGGGCAAGCCCGTCACCGCCGTTGCCACAGACGGCACGCTCACCCTGGGCGCCACCTCCGACATAGCCCTGGACATCGGCACGGACGGCAATGTCTCCATGCCGCCGAGCGCCACGTCCAACGTCTCCTTTTTCACCAACCTGGATGGCGACAATGAGATAGAGGATGCGGCCAATCCGTACTTCTCGCTGCTCACGGCGTACGACGCCACGAACGATCCGCCGCTGAACCCGGCCTACAGAGACACCATGCGGGTCTACGACTCCAATGGCGTGTCGCGCAGCCTCAACCTTTACTTCGACAAAGTCGGTACGGAAAACGGCGTGACCACCTGGGAGTACGTGATCGCCGGCGATCCGGATGTCGACGGCTCCAACCTCGCCGGGGGCGCCGGTGCGGGCCTGCTCCAGTCCGGCACCATGAGCTTCAACTCCTCTGGCCAGCTCATCAGCCAGTCCGCCTACAACTACACGGGCGACGGCTCGGACCACACCGCGCTGGACGACTGGACACCGGCAAGCGTGAACAGCGACGGCATCCCTTCGTTCACGGCCAGCTACTCCGACGGCTCCTCCGCCACCATCGGCCTGAACCTCGGCTTCCAAAGCTCGACAGGCCAGTGGCAGGGCGGCACGGGCTCCGCCGCCGGAGTGACCAGCGCCAGCGACCTGGTCTCCCTGAATGCAACGCGCGCGGCCAATGCCTCCTCCAGCTTCCCGGGCCAGGGCTCCTTTGCAAAGTTCACCGACCAGGACGGCTACACCGAGGGGTTCCTGCAGGGGATCAAGTTCACCCAGGAAGGAGTCATGATGGGCTCGTTCTCCAATGGTGAGACCGCACCGCTCTATCAGCTTACCCTGTACAACTTCACCAGCGAGGACGGCCTGAGCCGCGAGGGCAGCAACCTCTACGCCGCCACGCCGGATGCAGGCGAGGTGACCGAGAACCTGCCGGGCGAAGGCGCGGCCGGCACAGTGAGCGACCACTCGCTGGAGCAGTCCAACGTGGACCTCGCGCGGGAATTCACCCAGATGATCACCACGCAGCGGGGCTTCCAGGCCAACTCCAAGGTCGTCACCACGTCGGACGAGGTGCTCCGAACGGCGCTCAGCATGAAACGCTAG
- a CDS encoding ABC transporter permease — MFGDAAFILQISLKSSVAVLLAALGETLAERSGVLNLGLEGMMLMGALTGFAVGYATGNPWLAVTASCFVGGAMALIHAFFSITLKANQVLSGLSLTMLGMGLSNFLGRGVIGRSGIRLGQMPIPGLSDIPLLGKAVFTQSIFAYAGIVFTVLLALYLSRSRQGLMIRAVGEDAAAADTAGINVVRVRYICTVVGGMLSGLGGAYLSLVYTPGWKEGMTAGQGWIAIAMVVFATWKPSRVLVGALLFGLLTSLQFYFQVTGVELVPVYVLRMLPYLLTIAVLVLVNRVLMRRGADGASGPADLGVPFSRS, encoded by the coding sequence ATGTTCGGTGACGCCGCGTTCATCCTCCAGATATCGCTCAAGTCCTCGGTGGCCGTGCTGCTGGCAGCCTTGGGTGAAACTTTGGCCGAGCGCAGCGGCGTGCTCAACCTGGGTCTGGAAGGCATGATGCTCATGGGCGCGCTCACCGGCTTTGCCGTAGGCTACGCCACAGGCAACCCGTGGCTGGCCGTCACGGCGAGCTGCTTCGTGGGCGGGGCCATGGCCCTTATCCACGCGTTCTTTTCCATCACGCTCAAGGCCAACCAGGTCCTCTCCGGCCTGTCGCTGACCATGCTCGGCATGGGCCTGTCCAACTTCCTGGGCCGCGGCGTCATCGGCCGCTCCGGCATCCGCCTGGGCCAGATGCCCATCCCCGGCCTGTCGGACATCCCGCTGCTGGGCAAGGCCGTGTTCACCCAGTCCATCTTTGCCTACGCGGGCATCGTGTTCACCGTGCTGCTGGCGCTCTATCTGTCGCGCTCGCGGCAGGGGCTGATGATCCGCGCCGTGGGCGAGGACGCCGCCGCGGCCGACACCGCCGGCATCAACGTGGTCCGGGTGCGCTACATCTGCACCGTGGTGGGGGGCATGCTCTCCGGCCTGGGCGGGGCGTACCTCTCGCTGGTCTACACGCCTGGCTGGAAGGAAGGAATGACCGCCGGCCAGGGCTGGATCGCCATCGCCATGGTGGTCTTTGCCACGTGGAAGCCGTCGCGCGTGCTCGTGGGCGCGCTGCTCTTCGGCCTGCTCACCTCTCTGCAGTTCTACTTCCAGGTCACTGGCGTAGAGCTGGTGCCGGTCTATGTGCTGCGCATGCTGCCGTATCTCCTCACCATCGCCGTGCTCGTGCTGGTGAACCGCGTGCTCATGCGCCGCGGCGCAGACGGCGCTTCCGGCCCGGCCGATCTGGGCGTTCCCTTCTCCCGCAGCTGA
- a CDS encoding ABC transporter permease, with amino-acid sequence MTAATQTSAQNAGRRLSPNTSRALFALGFAALFALVSGGVIFACYGKNPFEAYWLMAQGAFGSWYSLTEVLVKAAPFTYTGLAVALAATMQLWNIGCEGQLVMGGVFATGTALFIVPESPALVALPAVIIAGALGGALWALVPAVLKVTSRVSEILSTLLLNYVAIIFMEHLFYGPWRDPAGMGFPGTAMISEAAQLPRLFGTRLHPGLIGALFFALLLYWVMSRSAWGYRVRTAGKGPQAARYAGFDSGRLTLTAMAVSGALAGLAGMAEITGLHHRLQAGLAIGYGYDGIIVAFLARLNPLAVPVAAVALGGLMVGGEQLQSRLGLPASISMALEAALLFGVLGGEALARWRERRNALRAAAVGNEDSPAGSTTDTQDGSQEDRNVR; translated from the coding sequence ATGACGGCGGCCACACAGACTTCCGCACAGAACGCGGGCCGGCGGCTCTCGCCCAACACCTCCCGCGCGCTCTTCGCACTGGGATTCGCCGCGCTCTTCGCACTGGTCAGCGGCGGCGTCATCTTTGCCTGCTACGGCAAGAACCCTTTCGAGGCATACTGGCTCATGGCCCAGGGCGCCTTCGGCTCCTGGTACTCGCTCACCGAGGTGCTGGTGAAGGCCGCGCCCTTCACCTACACGGGCCTGGCCGTGGCCCTGGCCGCCACCATGCAGCTCTGGAACATCGGCTGCGAGGGCCAGCTGGTCATGGGCGGCGTCTTCGCCACAGGCACGGCGCTGTTCATCGTACCGGAGTCCCCGGCCCTTGTGGCGCTGCCTGCGGTGATCATTGCCGGCGCATTGGGCGGCGCGCTCTGGGCGCTGGTTCCGGCCGTGCTCAAGGTCACCAGCCGCGTCAGCGAGATTCTTTCCACGCTGCTGCTCAACTACGTGGCCATCATCTTCATGGAGCACCTGTTCTACGGTCCCTGGCGCGATCCGGCCGGCATGGGCTTTCCCGGCACGGCCATGATCAGCGAGGCGGCGCAGCTCCCGCGGCTTTTCGGCACGCGGCTCCATCCGGGCCTCATTGGCGCGCTTTTCTTCGCGCTCCTGCTGTACTGGGTCATGTCGCGCAGCGCCTGGGGCTACCGGGTGCGCACCGCTGGCAAGGGGCCACAGGCCGCGCGCTACGCCGGGTTCGACTCCGGCCGCCTCACCCTCACCGCCATGGCCGTCAGCGGCGCTCTGGCCGGACTTGCCGGCATGGCCGAGATCACCGGCCTGCACCACAGGCTCCAGGCCGGCCTGGCCATCGGCTACGGCTACGACGGCATCATCGTCGCCTTCCTGGCCCGGCTCAACCCGCTGGCAGTGCCTGTCGCCGCAGTGGCGCTGGGCGGTCTGATGGTCGGCGGCGAGCAGCTCCAGTCCCGCCTGGGCCTGCCGGCGTCCATCAGCATGGCCCTGGAGGCCGCGTTGCTGTTCGGCGTGCTGGGTGGCGAGGCTCTGGCCAGATGGCGCGAGAGACGCAACGCCCTGCGCGCTGCGGCCGTGGGGAACGAGGACTCCCCGGCCGGTTCCACTACAGATACTCAGGATGGTTCCCAGGAGGACCGCAATGTTCGGTGA
- a CDS encoding ABC transporter ATP-binding protein, with product MTAASPLLTCRGLTKRFGEVVANKSIDLDVYEGRIHALLGENGAGKSTLMSMLAGRLRSDEGSFSLRGEPVTFSAPAQALAAGIGMVYQRFMLVQGLTTAENILLTAPAKAKRDDYLARALDLAERFKLEIRPKARVAELSMGERQRVEILKVLCRDAKLLILDEPTAILTPPEVETLFDVLSRLRQEGRAIIFITHKLEEVLALADEISVLRKGRMVARNLDPAMIHSKRELARLMVGREVVLSMPGPDSEDGADGSDDEPAPAQIQDEEPVIQARNLAGGGEKGRPAFQKISFDIRRGEIFAVVGVAGNGQNQLTACLAGMEPFSSGALTFAGRNYTYRSWKPPRGALAYVPEDRHRTGSVPSMSMVDNYLLTTLDRFRSRLGGLDLEAARRATRQAIEDFEVAAADIHAEAGHLSGGNLQKFLLARELSREPDLFIAEQPTQGLDIRAAREVWRALLRERQHRAILLVTGDLKEALSLADRIAVMFRGRFLEVMDLHDTKDEPPLERIGMLMAGVQA from the coding sequence ATGACCGCCGCATCACCCCTGCTCACCTGCCGCGGGCTCACCAAGCGCTTCGGCGAGGTGGTCGCGAACAAGTCCATCGACCTCGACGTTTACGAGGGCCGCATCCACGCCCTGCTCGGCGAGAACGGCGCCGGCAAGTCCACTCTCATGTCCATGCTTGCAGGCCGGCTGCGGTCGGACGAGGGCTCTTTCAGCCTGCGCGGCGAACCCGTGACCTTCAGCGCGCCGGCTCAGGCCCTGGCCGCCGGCATCGGCATGGTCTACCAGCGCTTCATGCTCGTGCAGGGCCTGACCACGGCCGAGAACATCCTGCTTACCGCGCCTGCCAAGGCAAAGCGCGATGACTACCTGGCCCGCGCCCTGGACCTGGCCGAGCGTTTCAAACTGGAGATCCGGCCCAAGGCCCGCGTGGCCGAGCTCTCCATGGGCGAGCGCCAGCGCGTGGAGATCCTCAAGGTCCTCTGCCGCGACGCCAAGCTGCTTATCCTGGACGAGCCCACGGCCATCCTTACCCCGCCGGAGGTGGAGACCCTTTTCGACGTGCTCTCTCGCCTGCGGCAGGAAGGCCGCGCCATCATCTTCATCACCCACAAGCTGGAAGAGGTCCTGGCCCTGGCCGACGAGATATCCGTGCTGCGCAAGGGCCGCATGGTGGCACGCAACCTGGACCCGGCCATGATCCACTCCAAGCGCGAGCTGGCCCGGCTCATGGTGGGCCGCGAGGTGGTGCTCTCCATGCCCGGTCCGGACAGCGAGGACGGTGCTGACGGCTCGGATGACGAGCCCGCACCCGCGCAGATCCAGGACGAGGAGCCGGTCATCCAGGCCAGGAACCTTGCCGGCGGCGGCGAAAAGGGCCGCCCGGCGTTCCAGAAAATCTCCTTCGACATCCGCCGCGGCGAGATATTCGCCGTGGTCGGCGTGGCAGGCAACGGCCAGAACCAGCTCACCGCCTGCCTGGCGGGCATGGAGCCCTTTTCCAGCGGCGCGCTCACCTTCGCCGGCCGCAACTACACCTATCGATCCTGGAAGCCGCCGCGCGGCGCCCTGGCCTACGTGCCGGAAGACCGCCACCGCACAGGTAGCGTGCCGTCCATGAGTATGGTGGACAACTACCTGCTGACCACGCTGGACCGCTTCCGTTCCAGACTGGGCGGGCTGGACCTGGAGGCTGCGCGCCGGGCCACGCGCCAGGCCATCGAGGACTTCGAGGTCGCGGCCGCGGACATCCACGCCGAGGCCGGCCATCTCTCCGGCGGCAACCTGCAGAAGTTTCTTCTGGCGCGAGAGCTCTCCCGCGAGCCGGACCTGTTCATCGCCGAGCAGCCCACCCAGGGCCTGGACATCCGCGCCGCCCGCGAGGTCTGGCGCGCCCTGCTGCGGGAACGCCAGCACCGCGCCATCCTCCTGGTCACCGGCGACCTCAAGGAGGCCCTCTCTCTGGCAGACCGCATCGCAGTGATGTTCCGCGGCCGCTTCCTGGAGGTCATGGACCTGCACGATACAAAAGACGAGCCGCCGCTGGAGCGCATCGGCATGCTCATGGCCGGGGTGCAGGCATGA
- a CDS encoding phosphoribosyltransferase family protein: MADIFTSRESGDKHRLTVPGLAYDIEIPYVLLPREDGARIKIASLNLVGQTRLNRDLGGLLARLVKTKIPDMQGVAMLCVVEKALQLAQVTAMELGLDETAIAYNRIKPHMEPDRRPVIQIGVDSITSGDKFLALYERDIEILRNATRGVFIVDDVISSGGTMFGAVDLVEACFEEIGAAAPPILGFYCVATEGVPQLNLPAPVESLATLPVPEILPKP; this comes from the coding sequence ATGGCGGATATCTTCACGAGCCGCGAGTCCGGCGACAAGCACCGACTTACTGTGCCCGGCCTCGCCTACGACATCGAGATACCCTACGTCCTGCTTCCGCGCGAGGATGGCGCACGCATCAAGATCGCCTCGCTCAACCTTGTGGGACAGACCCGGCTCAACCGCGATCTCGGCGGGCTTCTTGCCCGGCTCGTAAAGACAAAGATACCGGACATGCAGGGCGTGGCCATGCTCTGCGTGGTGGAAAAGGCGCTCCAGCTCGCCCAGGTCACGGCCATGGAGCTCGGCCTGGACGAAACCGCCATCGCCTACAACCGCATCAAGCCGCACATGGAGCCGGATCGCCGGCCCGTCATCCAGATCGGCGTGGACTCCATCACCAGCGGCGACAAGTTCCTGGCCCTCTACGAGCGCGATATCGAAATTTTGCGCAACGCCACCCGCGGCGTCTTCATCGTGGACGACGTCATCAGCTCCGGCGGCACCATGTTCGGCGCCGTGGACCTGGTGGAGGCGTGCTTCGAGGAGATCGGCGCAGCGGCTCCGCCCATTCTCGGCTTCTACTGCGTGGCCACCGAGGGCGTGCCCCAGCTCAACCTGCCCGCACCGGTGGAAAGCCTGGCCACACTGCCCGTACCCGAGATTCTGCCCAAGCCCTAA